ATATGGTCGGAGCAGCGATTCACTTCTCTTTGCCTGGATCCCTTCGAGACAGGTCCTGAATTTCATTTGAGAAACTTTCGTAAGCTTCATGGTCGTACAAAACGAAAGTGATCGCCTCCAGATGTTTTGCCTTCATAAGAAAAACAGCAGCTTCTTTAGTCATTATTTTTGCGGCCTCGGAAAGCGGAAAACCTCCGACACCTGTTCCCAGGGCGGGAAAGGCTAACGATATGATTCCGTTCGACTCGGCAAGTTCTAATGCTGACCTGGTTGCAGATGCGATCTTGGAGGAGTCGGTCTGCAAATCCTGTCCCATGACCGCTGCATGAATCACGTATTTTGCATTCAACGCACCGGCACCCGTCATCACCGCTCGTCCGACAGGTTTCGGACCCTGTCGCATCGCTTCCTGCTCTATGACAGCTCCACCTTTCTGTTTGATCGCCCCAGCGACGCCGCCTCCCATCCAGAAATAGTTGTTGGCGGCATTCACGACCGCGTCCCCTTCATAATCGGTTATATCTCCCTGAATTGCCTCGAGTATCTTTCCGTCGATCTCTACTCTCATCTTCAATTCGGCTGGATCAATGGAAGCCTGATGGTCATCTTCGTTCCAATGCCGATCCGACTTTCTATCTTGATCTCTCCGTGATGGTCGTCGATAATTTTTTTGACGATCGCCATTCCCAGTCCTGTCCCGTGCTTTTTTCCGTACGTGACGAAGGGTTCAAATATTGTCTTTCGAATTTCTTCCGGCATTCCGCTGCCCGTGTCCTGCAATTCGATTACGAGGCAATCTGCATCTGAGCGAGAGCGCACCGAGAAACTTCCGCCGTCGGGCATCGCGTCAGCTGCATTGCCGGCAATATTCAAGATGACGCGCGTCATTTTATCGGGATCGATCTCGATGTCGCCGGCATAAGAGCTTTCGTTCACCAGATTGATTTTTCTATATTCGAAATCACTTTTCAAAAACCATAGTACCCCC
This sequence is a window from Candidatus Acidiferrales bacterium. Protein-coding genes within it:
- a CDS encoding macro domain-containing protein, yielding MRVEIDGKILEAIQGDITDYEGDAVVNAANNYFWMGGGVAGAIKQKGGAVIEQEAMRQGPKPVGRAVMTGAGALNAKYVIHAAVMGQDLQTDSSKIASATRSALELAESNGIISLAFPALGTGVGGFPLSEAAKIMTKEAAVFLMKAKHLEAITFVLYDHEAYESFSNEIQDLSRRDPGKEK